In Desmospora profundinema, the genomic stretch ATCGCGTCGGTGATATCAGTTGGGAAGAGCTGTCCCGCCTGCTCCAGGTTCGCATGAATGCCGGGTTCTCCCTGGTGATCTCCCTGCTGTCCGACATGGAAGGAGAAGAATCCAAGGAAGGGATTCGTCAAACCTATGAAACGATCAAGGACCGGGTGAAGCAAGAGAATACCCGTTGTTTTGTGGGACCGATGACGGGGATGCAGATTCCGGTGTTGGTCGTTTGGAAAGAGCCGCTGGATGCTGGAGGACCCTCGGCAAAAGCACGGGTTTTGAGTGTGGTGCGGCAATTGACGCAGGCGTTGAGGCGAGCGGTGGATCAAGAGCTGTTCATCGGAGCGGGAACAGGCCGCTCACAGGTGCAAGAATTGCGTCAATCGTATTTGGAAGCCCTGATGGCTTCACGCAACCCGTCGTTGCCGGCGGGGTACGCCCTGTATGAGGATGTCTCCAGAGAGGTGGAATCGGATCGGGCGGCATTACTGGAGGCGGAAAAACAAGTGATGGAAGCGGCCCGGGAGGGGGATATCGATCAACTGTTGCACCGGTACGGATGTTACTTTCAGGAAGTGCTCGTCGATGCAAAAGGCCGTTTGCCAGATTGCCGCAACCGCTTGATGGAACTCTTGATCGTCCTGCATCGGGGAACCCATGCCCCCTCTGCGGACGGAACAGGGTGGGAACGGCTGCAACCCGCCTCTACGATTGGAGAGTTGCGGGAACTGGGTCGACAGTATCTATTGGAACTGTTTCACCATGTTCAGGAACAACGCCACTGGCGACTGCAAAACCGGTTGAAACGGGCGAAAGCGTATATGCGAGAGCATTACCGCGATCATCTGACATTGGAATCGGTGGCCGAACATGTCAATCTGAATCCGTATTATTTCAGTAAGCTGTTGAAAGAAGAATGCGGGATGACCTTTATCGATTATTTGACTCATGTTCGGATTGAACAAGCGAAAGAACTGATTGAAAGCGGGGAGATGAGTCTGAAGGAGATCTGCTATGAAGTGGGGTATCACGACCCCAATTACTTCAGCCGGGTCTTTAAAAAGGTGACGGGAGTGCCTCCGAGCCGGTATTTGCATCGGTAAACAAGAGAATAGGGAAAAGTGCAAAATCGGATAGGTGACCGCAAAAAAGTGCTACCTGTCCGTTTTTCCATCGATGGATCCCATCCCTGTTACAGACAGGACAAAAAAATGAAGCAATTTTCAAAAGAATGAAGGCGTTTACACGATGGAGAGCTTGTGGATCGTGATACCTTTTTGTTGAAAGCGATTTCAAGTTCAAAGGGGGAACACCGATGAAACGGCATCGACGATGGACTGTTTTAACGGCAATTATGCTCATTATCAGCCTGTTTGCGACTGCTTGCGGGTCGGGGAACCAGGCGGGTTCCGGTTCCGACGATCAAGTGGTGATCGGATTTTCCATGGATACGCTGGAAGAGGAGCGGTGGCAGCGGGACCGCGACCTGTTTGTGAAAAAGGCGGAAGAATTGGGCGCCAAAGTGAACGTGCAGGCAGCCAACAGTGATGACGCCGTCCAGCTGGCCCAGGTGGAGAACCTGATCACCCAAGGGGTGGATGTGCTGGTGGTGGTTCCGCACAATGCGGAGGCCGCCGCGGCGATTGTGGACAAAGCTCATGAGGCGGACATCCCCGTCATCTCCTACGACCGCTTGATCCGGAACGCCGAAGTGGACTTGTATGTTTCCTTTGATAATGAGCGGGTGGGAGAGATGCAGGCGGAATCGATCACCCAAGAAGTTCCCAAAGGCAAGTACGCCTTGATCGAAGGGGCGGATACGGATAATAACGCCCACCTCTTTAAAAAAGGGCAGATGAATGTGTTGAAACCCCTGGTGGAGAAAGGGGACATCGAGATCGTATACGATCAGTGGACGAGAGATTGGAGACCCGAGGTGGCATTGCGGAATATGGAGAACGCTCTGACCGCCAATAAGAATGAAATCGATGCGGTCCTGGCCGCCAACGATGGGACTGCCGGCGGGGTCATTCGTGCCTTGGATGCCCAGGGGCTGGCCGGAAAAGTGCCGGTTTCCGGACAGGACGCCGAGTTGGCCGCCTGCCAGCGTGTGGTGGAAGGAACCCAGACGATGACGGTGTACAAACCGATTCATCTCTTGGCGGAAAAAGTGGCGGAAGTGGCTGTCGACATGGGGAAAGGGAAAGAGCCAAAACCGGATTCCAAGGTGAACAATGGAAAAATCGATGTGCCCTCCATTTTGCTGGATCCGATCGCGGTCACTAAAGACAACATGATGGATACGATCATCAAGGACGATTTTCATAAAATGGAAGACGTCTATAAGAACGTTCCCAAAGACCAACGGCCGAAACAAGGATGAGTGTAGGATGAGGCAGGCCAATCGACCTGCCTCCTTTTATTCCACTGAGGAAGGAGGAACCTTACGATGGATTACGCATTGGAGATGAAAGACGTCAGCAAAACCTTTCCCGGTGTCAAAGCCCTCGACAACGTCAATTTCGCCGTCAAGAAGGGAGAAATCCACGCCCTCTGCGGTGAAAACGGAGCGGGCAAATCCACCTTAATCAAAATTTTAAGCGGCTTGTATCCCGCCGGTACGTTCGAAGGGGAAATCCGGATCAATGGAAAACCCGTCTCCTTTTCCGATATCCGGGATGCCGAACGGACCGGGATCGCCATCATCCATCAAGAGCTGGCGTTGGTCAAGGAAATGACGGTGGGTGAAAATATCTTCCTCGGCGCGGAACCGTCGATCGGCCCTGTGGTCCATTGGGATCATATTTATCGGGAAGCGAATCGGCTGCTGCAAGAGGTGGGGTTAAAAGAGATCGGGGCGGAAGAAATCGTCGGTCATTTGGGGATTGGGCAACAGCAGTTGGTGGAGATCGCCAAGGCGCTCTCCAAACAAGCGGATATTCTTCTGTTGGATGAACCGACGGCCGCCTTGACGGATACGGAAGTCCAGGTGTTGATCGGGATTTTACGTCAACTGCGGGAGCGGGGTGTTACCTGCATTTACATTTCTCATAAATTGGACGAGGTGTTTGCCATCGCCGATTCCATCACGGTGTTGCGGGATGGGCGCTCTGTCGGCACCCACCCCGTCCAGGAGTGGACGGAAGAGCGGGTAATCGCCCATATGGTGGGCCGGGAGCTGACCGACCGCTATCCCGAACCGGACCGGACGCCGGGGGATGTCGTTTTTTCCG encodes the following:
- a CDS encoding response regulator; amino-acid sequence: MYSLLIADDEPIEREAMRVMLGRLLSDRVCVVGEAENGRIAVRQAEEKQPDIVMMDIKMPGIDGIEAIREIRRKLPDAHFIMITAYDHFQYAREAMRLGVKEYILKPASKEEVVEAVERVIQEIQSERSRREAELDLKEKWMRVQPLVEAELVASLLLDRVGDISWEELSRLLQVRMNAGFSLVISLLSDMEGEESKEGIRQTYETIKDRVKQENTRCFVGPMTGMQIPVLVVWKEPLDAGGPSAKARVLSVVRQLTQALRRAVDQELFIGAGTGRSQVQELRQSYLEALMASRNPSLPAGYALYEDVSREVESDRAALLEAEKQVMEAAREGDIDQLLHRYGCYFQEVLVDAKGRLPDCRNRLMELLIVLHRGTHAPSADGTGWERLQPASTIGELRELGRQYLLELFHHVQEQRHWRLQNRLKRAKAYMREHYRDHLTLESVAEHVNLNPYYFSKLLKEECGMTFIDYLTHVRIEQAKELIESGEMSLKEICYEVGYHDPNYFSRVFKKVTGVPPSRYLHR
- the xylF gene encoding D-xylose ABC transporter substrate-binding protein; the encoded protein is MKRHRRWTVLTAIMLIISLFATACGSGNQAGSGSDDQVVIGFSMDTLEEERWQRDRDLFVKKAEELGAKVNVQAANSDDAVQLAQVENLITQGVDVLVVVPHNAEAAAAIVDKAHEADIPVISYDRLIRNAEVDLYVSFDNERVGEMQAESITQEVPKGKYALIEGADTDNNAHLFKKGQMNVLKPLVEKGDIEIVYDQWTRDWRPEVALRNMENALTANKNEIDAVLAANDGTAGGVIRALDAQGLAGKVPVSGQDAELAACQRVVEGTQTMTVYKPIHLLAEKVAEVAVDMGKGKEPKPDSKVNNGKIDVPSILLDPIAVTKDNMMDTIIKDDFHKMEDVYKNVPKDQRPKQG
- a CDS encoding xylose ABC transporter ATP-binding protein, with protein sequence MDYALEMKDVSKTFPGVKALDNVNFAVKKGEIHALCGENGAGKSTLIKILSGLYPAGTFEGEIRINGKPVSFSDIRDAERTGIAIIHQELALVKEMTVGENIFLGAEPSIGPVVHWDHIYREANRLLQEVGLKEIGAEEIVGHLGIGQQQLVEIAKALSKQADILLLDEPTAALTDTEVQVLIGILRQLRERGVTCIYISHKLDEVFAIADSITVLRDGRSVGTHPVQEWTEERVIAHMVGRELTDRYPEPDRTPGDVVFSVHDYTVWHPQDGSEKIHGVSLQVRRGEIVGVAGLMGAGRTELMASLFGAYPGKSAGEIRMNGQKIRIRSTADAIRHGLAFVTEDRKRTGLVLGMDVKTNTSLAHLDRLHQFGVLRENEEVRLAEQYSRELRVKTPSMETAVGTLSGGNQQKVVLAKWLMTRPQLLILDEPTRGIDVGAKFEIYQIMNRLAREGVSILMVSSELPEVLGMSDRIYVMCEGRITAEWTREEATQEKIMHAATGGR